The following proteins are encoded in a genomic region of Pungitius pungitius chromosome 17, fPunPun2.1, whole genome shotgun sequence:
- the LOC134107048 gene encoding tapasin-like — MSNMSPMYALCLVAAVCCGEVCCSSCPVLECWFVQEKTGRGGGLTAATTLEKSLLHIQTDPHPAESQQAPSDIHPDRVYLITDPAGTLCHRSLNPPRGSVEKPQCEINPFLPQPSTLKWASPLTDSASSPIYLQAHWFSTAIQGLNGQLAVSTITRAPTATKEHKVILSVTTTTVSVQSRLGGPVLLDCGLWADPASPLSGSGFAVEWRYQFRGEGRLVLAYDGKTDRLADVQEEGATLDYEALHQRGNASLILREAEVRHSGLYICTVYLPHLVAQVTMELQVVEPPSLSIHPSPLPLAVPGQSLTVQCEASGFAPLGLELSWEFKGSDGRSRPLGSGSLTGHRQAWDGTYSQSTRLELDSTQLDLGPGGELTCVAVHLGGPRRASVALNIIGFSSPSIEDSMAMVGVALVLYGLIKFVSWTVTSSGSDEAGQQEKKDK, encoded by the exons tctgctgcagcagctgtcctGTGTTGGAGTGCTGGTTTGTGCAGGAGAAGACGGGTCGAGGAGGAGGTCTCACTGCAGCTACAACCCTGGAGAAATCCCTTCTGCACATCCAAACCGACCCCCACCctgcagagagccagcaggctcCATCCGACATCCACCCCGACAGAGTCTACCTCATCACCG ACCCAGCCGGCACTCTCTGCCACCGCTCTCTCAATCCTCCCAGAGGCTCAGTGGAGAAGCCTCAGTGTGAGATCAACCCCTTCCTGCCGCAGCCCTCCACCCTCAAATGGGCATCTCCACtcacagactccgcctccagCCCCATCTACCTGCAGGCCCATTGGTTCTCCACTGCCATTCAGGGCCTCAACGGACAGCTGGCCGTTTCCACCATCACTCGTGCTCCCACGGCAACCAAAGAGCACAAAG TGATCCTCAGTGTGACCACTACAACCGTCTCCGTGCAGTCCAGACTCGGGGGGCCGGTGCTGCTGGATTGCGGCCTCTGGGCCGACCCGGCGTCGCCTCTCTCCGGGTCGGGTTTTGCCGTAGAGTGGCGCTACCAGTtcagaggggaggggcgctTGGTTCTGGCCTACGACGGCAAAACGGACCGCCTGGCTGACGTCCAGGAGGAGGGGGCCACGCTGGACTACGAGGCCTTGCACCAGAGAGGGAATGCGTCCCTGATCCTGCGGGAGGCTGAAGTGCGTCACTCGGGCTTGTATATTTGTACGGTGTATCTGCCCCACCTCGTGGCTCAGGTGACCATGGAGCTCCAGGTCGTAG aacctccatccctctccatcCACCCGTCCCCTCTGCCCCTCGCAGTCCCCGGCCAGTCTTTGACGGTCCAGTGTGAGGCGTCTGGCTTCGCCCCCCTCGGCCTGGAGCTGAGCTGGGAGTTCAAAGGCTCCGATGGGAGGTCCAGGCCTCTGGGGTCGGGCAGCTTGACGGGCCACCGGCAGGCCTGGGACGGAACCTACAGCCAGAGCACTCGGCTGGAGCTCGACTCCACCCAGCTGGACCTGGGCCCAGGAGGGGAGCTCACCTGTGTGGCTGTCCATCTCGGGGGCCCCCGACGGGCCAGCGTGGCCCTCAACATCATTG GGTTCAGCTCCCCCTCCATCGAGGACTCCATGGCGATGGTGGGTGTGGCGCTGGTGCTCTACGGTCTCATCAAGTTTGTCTCTTGGACCGTCACCAGCTCAG GCTCAGATGAGGCTGGTCAACAAGAAAAG AAGGACAAGTGA